CGCTCCTCGCCCATGTCGCTCAGGAGGCTCTAAACCACCGCTTGCAAAGGGGAAAGGGAAGGCAGGCGGAGCAATGCCGCCTGCCTCCTGGTGTTGGTGCCCTCAAGGCGATGGCGGTGAACTCGAACCGCCTTGGCTGCCCGGGCCGGGCTCGTTCGGCTTCTTCCGCCGGCGGGTCAAATAGGTCAACACGAGCGCCGTCGCAACGATCCCAATGATGAGCGCCGCGGCCGAGCCAACGACAGCGGTCGTAGTGGTGACGGAGCTTTCCGACACAACCAACGTGAAGGTGGTTGCCGCCGGCATGCCCACCCGGTCGATCACCCGGAACGTCACCTTGTAGGTTCCGGCGCTCCCGAACGCGTGGGAGGTGTTCTGCGCGCTCGCCGTGGATCCGTCGCCGAACGTCCACGTGAAGTTGAAGGGGTTCGTTCCGCCGCCTACCAGCCCCGTGAAGTCCACGGATTGACCCGTCACGGGCGCGGTGGTCGACGCGGAGGCCGTCACCTGCGGCACCGGGTTTACGAGGACAGGAATCACGCGACTCGAGCTCACTCCGGCCGCGTCCGTGATTTCGAACAGCACGAAGTACAGTGCTGGCGAGGCGTACGCATGCCCGGGGTTCTGAGCGGAACTTACACTTCCGTCGCCGAAGTCCCAGGAGAAGGTGTACGGCTCGGTTCCGTTCGCGTAGGTGCTCCTGAAATCCACCGGCCGTCCCACATCCGTGCTACTCACGGAGGCGGAGACGGTCCACTCCGGGAGCGGGTTGACCGTCACGTTCATCCACGTGCTGAAGGATCCTCCGAACGAGTCGTTCACCGACAGCGTGACGTTGTACGTCCCGTTCGTCGTGTACGTGTGGGTCGGGTTCTGGTCCGTGCTCGAGGCGCCGTCCCCGAAGCCCCAAGCGTACGTGTAGGTCCCTGAGCCGCCGGACGGAGTGGCCGTGAACGACACAGGCTGGTTCACGTCCGTAGGAGACGGTAAGCCGCCCTCCGCAGCCGCGAGCGGCGCGACAAATGAGACCGTCACGTCGCCCGCTCCCGGGAGCGTCAGGGTTCCGCTCGCGGGGTTGGGAGTGAGCCCGTCGGAACTCGCGACGGAGAAGGGCCAGATTCCGTTCGAAAGCAGGAAGGAGATGGCGGACCCGGGATCCGCGGTCTTCGTCATCCCGCCCACTGTGACCGACCAGTTCCCGGAGGTCAGCCCGGTCTCCGTGAACGTGACCGTGAAGAACGGAACGCCA
This sequence is a window from Thermoplasmata archaeon. Protein-coding genes within it:
- a CDS encoding PKD domain-containing protein produces the protein IWQGAFTGWFSSFLFFGPLVYTPIANVAFWNVTHSLIGNSTFTDLGSAILVAVGGSNVIWGNAIVPAAQEPSFYIYPDELGIQVLESGDLIYNNWVTVNVPAYALNYNLYTGAPQVNDNDWNLSAPEPAVNVAMVNGFALTGSIVGSDVQCGNFWGNYLPLAPLPYNNSGLIGNAGDGDYCPYPIGTYPHGVPFFTVTFTETGLTSGNWSVTVGGMTKTADPGSAISFLLSNGIWPFSVASSDGLTPNPASGTLTLPGAGDVTVSFVAPLAAAEGGLPSPTDVNQPVSFTATPSGGSGTYTYAWGFGDGASSTDQNPTHTYTTNGTYNVTLSVNDSFGGSFSTWMNVTVNPLPEWTVSASVSSTDVGRPVDFRSTYANGTEPYTFSWDFGDGSVSSAQNPGHAYASPALYFVLFEITDAAGVSSSRVIPVLVNPVPQVTASASTTAPVTGQSVDFTGLVGGGTNPFNFTWTFGDGSTASAQNTSHAFGSAGTYKVTFRVIDRVGMPAATTFTLVVSESSVTTTTAVVGSAAALIIGIVATALVLTYLTRRRKKPNEPGPGSQGGSSSPPSP